The Ziziphus jujuba cultivar Dongzao chromosome 12, ASM3175591v1 sequence TGTTGAGATTACTTGCAAATGCTTTTGTTGAGGATATTTCTACTTCTTAGATAAAAGAACACTTCTATTGCTTTATTAAAGTTTTCATCCATTTGGCTTGCAATTGAAGGATGGTTaattgagttttattttttattagcatATATGGGTTCCTATTTGTATTCTTAGCTCATTGAAAGTTTGCACAGCAATAAGCGGTTAGtggatatttattatttgttataatataGTGCTACTGGaggattttttttctcctctcctGCTTTCTTACCTCTTCTCTTTTCCATTCCTCCCCTTTTACATCCAAGCACATTTTTTGGTGGAGTGGTAGGGATGGGgaaaataatttacaattgaggaatgtaaaattttaacCACAACAGCATTAGGCAATTTTTGCCCCCGGTTTCAAGCAAGCATACTTGTGTTACTATTTGGTAGCATCCTTATTTCTGCTTTTTGAGATGCCTAGTTTTCCCCTTTTCCATCATACAAGGAAAGTTGGCTTCATACTAAGTCATCTTCAGTTATGAAGTCAATTTAATTGTCTGTTAGAAAATGCAAAGCAAATTTTTACTTGGCCTCCATAATAAGGAACTGAACCAAATCTGGCTCCACTTATTACTTCATTTCCGGTGGTTTGAAAGTCAAACCATGTTtactttattatttcttttttttattttttattttttattttttattttttattttttattttttattttttattttttattttcatcttaGAGATGAAATTACTTTCAACCTGACTTTTACATTAACTCCTTTTCTCATCTCTGTCTGTTATCCAAGAATTTCTCTATTTGATTATCAGACTGTAGATACGCAATCTTACTTGAAGTTTGAAATATCTATTGGGGGATGTTGTCTTAAAAAATAACTGAAATTGtgatatatacaaatatgaaatattttaaactatcattaccatatttttgctctctctctctctctctctctctctctagcatCTTTTGTAAATTTGAAATATCAGACCCTTGGCTGttttagtaatttaattttctatggATTTAACCTTTTTGAATGCATTAAATGTGTCTGCCTAAACTTTAAGCAGTATCCAGAATATATTAATAAGGTtcatataacaaatatttttgcttATATAAAATTTGTCTCTTGTTGCCTAAACTCGGGAATGCATTGCCTAACCTTTCGTTCTTCTAGAGTGATTGCCCAAATCTTTTGTTGTTCACTGAGAATCAACTCTCGCTTTCTTAGACACTTGTTGATCATtcctttaaaatttaacatgtgTAAACATCTTCCTTGTTGTGATTGTTCTTTCCATTTTTGTGTGCAGTTTTGCTGTAAGATAAAATTAGTAATATGAGCACATCCATGTTAATTATGATTTGCCCCAAAATCATCAAAGGCTGTATTATTATGCATTAACCATGTGTTCTCTTTTGTATTTCTCTTTTGTATtcctttaaaatttaacatgtgTAAACATCTTCCTTGTTGTGATTGTTCTTTCCATTTTTGTGTGCAGTTTTGCTGTAAGATAAAATTAGTAATATGAGCACATCCATGTTAATTATGATTTGCCCCAAAATCATCAAAGGCTGTATTATTATGCATTAACCATGTGTTCTCTTTTGTATTTCTCTTTTGTATTTACTTTGAAATGTCATTAAGAAAAAACTGTTTTGTTGTGTTTGTTCATACTATATAGATACCTATTATCCATTATTATCTTTTTCCTAGTTATATGAGTTCAATATGTAGTTTTACTAAATCAAATTCTTTACATGAAAGTTGTAATCATTGCCCATTTAAGGTctgtgttttataattttaatctcACATGCAATATTTCATCTTTGATGACCAGGAATGGGAACAAAAGTGCACTGTAAAAGCTACTTGCCAGCATACTACTCAATGAGGGATCTCAATGAGGATTCTAACAGTTGTAACTGGCCCCTTTACTATGGGGATAAGACCTTGACTAATGGGCAGTATTACAATGGATTCTTGCCGAGTGCTGCTGCTGATGCTTATCCAGGATATGACAGGGATGTAGTTAAGCAGACCATGCTTGAGCACGAAGCTACATTTAAGAATCAGGTAAATCTCATCTCAGGGCCTTGTTATTCTGTATAACATGTATAGACTTGTACATATCTGAGTTTTTCTTGTATTCCAGGTGTATGAACTGCATCGCTTATACAGAATTCAGAGAGACTTGATGGATGACATTAAAAGGAAAGAACTGCATAGAAACAGGATGCCTGTTGAAACATCGTTGTCATCAAGTCCCCTGGCATCTCACATTACATCCGATGATGCTCGGAATTGGCATAACCACAATTTTCCAGTAGCAAACTCTGTTTGTGGTAGGACATCTGTTTCAGGTGTCGAAGGCATTCATTCTACTTTGAGTTCTATTAAAGGAAACAGCTTGCAAACTGGTCCTTTTCCATCCCAAAATGGAGGTAGCTCAAAGGATCTTGAGGTGCTAGAGTCGAGACCCACAAAGGTTAGGAGAAAAATGTTTGATCTTCAACTTCCAGCTGATGAGTACATAGACACTGAAGAAGGGGAACAGGTTGGTGATAAGGTATCTGTCATTTCTCACTTCTACCCAAATAGAAATGGCAAAACTGCAGCCGAGAGTGGAACAAATATCTTTCTTAATGACAGTGGGAAGAATGGATGCAAAGGAGATTCTCTGACATCTGATGCATGTTTAAGAAATACAAATGGTTTGGCTGACTTGAATGAACCTGTTCAActtgaagaaacaaaagaaacaaatgcATCTGCGTTTATAGATCTTCTGGGCCATGACTCTTGTAATGGAAAGATCCAAGGCTCTGATATGTCTGCTAAGCCAAACTCACAGTATCTTGGTTTGCCAAAGGACTTGCCGCTAAGCTCCTATCATGGAAGTAATAATGGGACTCGAAACAGTTCACATTTGGATAACAATGGAAGTGGAAAAGGATGGTTTTCGTATGTTCTTCAAGCAGGTATTTGTTTATTCATGAAGTTGCATTAAATTTCCTTAAGCTGGTTTGATATGGTTTCTGCAATGTTGTCAACTTCCCTTTGCCATAGCCCTTGTGCAATATGCTTGTTATATCTTTGAATATGCTGGTAAAGGGAAAGCACAAAACTTATTGTAATGTTGGTGTATGAAAGAAAAAGCATAATATCAGAGCTGCAGGATAACACCGTTTTCTCATGATTAACTATACCTGTAGTTGATTGGTCTACAGAAGAGTTATTGACATGTTTCTGTTTAACCGGTACATATGGAGTCTGTACTGAATTTTGAAGATTCTATATTTTGAAGGCATCACTTTATATTAAGCATATggcatttttcctttttaagatGTATGTTACTTGACAATGTACTTATTTAGCTGTTATTGTTATGTTACAGGACAAAGCAAAAGCAACATCAATTCTCAAAGCCTCCAAACAGAAAAATTGTCAAGATCTCCCCAGTCAACTCAAATTTCTCTCAACAAAGTTCATGAACCTGCTTTTTATCTGATGGATAAAAGCAAGGTGGATTTGTGGAGAGAGCGGGCATTTAATGGTCTGGATATTTCTGAAAGAAGCAATGATTCTACAAATAATAAGCATCTTGGACCTTTTGAGGCTTCTCATGTACCGAGTCCATATCCAATTCCTCCTACCACAGATTTGGCTAAGTCTTCGTCTCATGCGGTTTCATCCTGGGAAAAGCCAAGCAACAGCTTAAATCAAATGTCATTATCGGTTCAAACATACCCAGGTTTGACTTCATCTGTTACCTTGAATAAGAGTTCCCAATCATCAATTCAGAGTGATCAGAATTTTGGAGATAGATGGAATCTTAATAGCAATATTAGATCTAATCCAGGTTTTGGAAGTGAATTGTCCTACCGAAATGGGTTTTATCTAGGATCCTCATCTGGGTCTAAGGAATTACCAATTCGCCTCCCTTCACTCAATGATGATTATATATGCTCCAGTAATGTAACGAATGGAGCCCCTGGACACTTGATGAATCATGGTTCAGCAATGCACTACAAGGGTTCAAACTGTGTGGAGATGAAGTCTTCAAAAGATATGAACTTGAATCTATTGGTTTCAAACAGTTCATCTAATCTGGAGATTCCCCGAAATGGTCTTGAAGTTTCTCAGCGAGATCAAAAGCACGAGGACCCTCTTGCAGTTCTGCCATGGCTTAAAGCTAAGCCTGCTTGTAAGAATGAGGCTTCTAATGAGGGGAGGCTTTCAAAAATTGATGAGATGGATATTTTGCAGTCTTCTATGAATCAAGCATCCAACAAAAGTGAAATTGCTAAAGATTCTAACCAATTGTTTACTCGGTACATAAAGTCAGTTTCAAGTGCTAATGATCCTGAGGCCAGGAAGATTGAACCAAGTGAATGTACGAGTAACAGAAAGATTCTTGGTTTTCCTATTTTTGATAAGCCTCATCTTTCGAAGAATGAAACTACTATTATCTCACCTTCTGTGTCTTTTCTCTCCTCATCCGAATGTAAAGCGGAAAGTAATAGAGAAAACAGGGTATTGGATATCAACTTGCCTTGTGAACCGGCCGCACCTGACATGGTCAAACAGAATGCATCTGAAAGTCGAGATAAGGGAATGGATACTAAATCTGCTGATTTCAGACATCATATTGATTTGAATGCATATTTaagtgatgatgatgaagcaCCTTTGAAACCGTCATCCACAAGCATAAGTGCGAAGTTTACAACTGAGATAGATTTAGAAGCTCCCGTTCCTGAGACTGAGGATGATGCCATTCTTGGAGAAGCATCTGCAGTAAAGCATGATGAAGATCCTTTAGCATCACCACATCACAAAGCTGAACTCCCACAAGATCAAGTCATGATGATGATAGCAGCAGAGGCAATAGTTGCCCTCTCATCATCTAATCACCATAATCATATGGATGATTCCTCTACCAATTCATCAGAAGTTCCACTGAAAGAATCTTCCTTGACAGATCCACTTGCATGGTTTGTGGAGATAGTTTCATCATATAGGGATGATTTCGAGGGCAAGTTTGATGCTGCTTGGAGAGGGAAAGATGGTGAGGACAGCGACCAATATTCGTCAGAAACTAGTGATTACTTTGAGTCCATGACTTTGAAACTGATGGAGACCAAGGAAGAAGATTACATGCCCAAGCCTTTGGTTCCAGAAAACCTAAAACTGGAAGAAACAGGAACCACTTTATTATCAACTCGGACACGGAAGGGCCAGGCAAGGAGAGGCAGGCAACGGAGGGACTTCCAAAGGGACATCCTTCCAGGCCTTGCTTCTCTATCAAGGCATGAGGTAACCGAAGACCTTCAAACATTTGGAGGGTTGATGAGAGCAACAGGCCATTCATGGCATTCCGGATTAGCAAGGAGGAACTCCACTAGAAATGGGTCTGCCAGGGGTAGACGGCGGGCGGTGGTTAGTCCCTCTCCCCCAGTGCCAACGACCCCGGCTTGCACTCCACTAATTCAGCATCTTAGTAATATCAATATGGGACTGGAGAACAAAAGCCTAACAGGGTGGGGGAAGACCCCCCGGAGGCCCCGGAGGCAAAGATGTCCACCAGTTAATCCTCCATCTATCCCTTTAACCTAATCACTTGAAGAGagacttttaatttattaatccaGAAGTTTATAGAGAAAAATAGGCAGATGCTTCTATGGTTTTGGGGATTCCTTTGTACATTTCGTAGCCCAAAATTTAAAGTTGGCTTGATTTCCTGGTTACAatgtttgtattattcataaatAATGCTGCATGATTTATTCCAAGATAGATGTCAGTTACAAAATCTTCtgtagttttggaatttttatttctgCCTtcattataattcttttttggcACTGCAATTGAATATTTTGTATGTcgatttttaagtaatttttttggtaaggtttatgattattttattggcTGTAaccaataaagaaataatttaataaaattaaaataacacaaagcaattgttttatatgtcataatatataattacaggattctaaaattatatagaaGAAGATTTTAACAATATATGTTAATCTTAAAGAATTTGAATATGgaaccatataaaaaaaaaaggtttaagttaattttttataattttcaatggaatttttctttatataatttaatgattGAGAATGCTAAAATATCAAATTCCAACTGAAATAATACATCAGAATCTCTAATAATTTGGTCTAAGGTTGTTTTGACAGCTGAAAAGTTGGTCTTTCTTTcacttgaaaaataatccttcaAGTCAGATTAGGATACAgacattatttttcatttcacaTGAAGAAAAGGTTGCCATTAGACTTTAAAATCTATTGGCAAGGTAATTCTCCTTTTGTTGaccgaaaagaaaaataaaaatataataataattatccttctttttttcGGTGAACAATAATTATCATCCTTTTGAGAACAATCCAAGTGGAACTATTATATATTACCCTAAAATGCTTTTCCAATAGCACAGTGAGAGACATCTTCGATAAAGGAATAGCTCTTGGCCTCTTACCAAAAAGGTAAAAAGAGAAAAGTGTTTTCtgccttcctttatttttttttgattatccatttaaacaaaaacaagaacaaaagcATCCCTATTCACCAACAAGGACAAAAACATCCCTCTTAAAACACATTTTAAGGTCCCCCTTGGAGGAAATTGTCCAGTTTACAACATCTATTTTTTTAGGCGACAATCATTTCATTCAAATTCTTCcacttaaagaaaaaaaaatataaaaagaaggaaaagtcTATATTGCTGGTAATGGAAAAAAACTGGCGAGGTTGCTGGGATATTTAGCATgaacataaatttaataatgctctacacacacacacacacacacacacacacatatatatatatatatatatatatcttataaaaaaacaaaaaattagtaacatgaaCACATAATAAGTAACATGcctcattaccaaaaaaaaaaaaaaaaaaaaaaaaaggcatgccACAAAGTCATAGCAATACATAATGTATTCATGTTCCTGAAAATTatgtcttttttaatttaatattcaatgtCATATTAAAAACACCAGCAGCCTTGCTGGTTTACTAAATTCCTACGCTATATTATGACccacaaaagaaaattatttatgggaTTTAGGTCcttacttttttccttttcactaAGTGGTGAATTTTGACCAAAAATAGATGAAAAGAGAGAGTTGAAAGCTACTTTATGTGTTTTATGTCCACAAATTTGTAAAgtattctttttaataattgttagtAATAACAAATTGATAAAGTGATACAATACTATTGTTTAGATTTTATGAATGTGAGGACCATTTTCGGAGCTCATATAGGGAACAAGTACCCACATGATGTGTCTTGTTTTTTCTAATGTTTGGTTATGTTAAAGTAGTGTTAATTCATCTTtcgtcttattgtctttttgcaGAAATTTGATAATTTCTTATGGCCACCTTGTCCCATTTgggcattatttatttttattttctctaataaAAGGTAATTCTTCCTGTATGATCTGACacaaattatcaattaaatggaaaataaaagatataataaAGTTAGCAATAAGAGGTCATATTCTCTTCACCTTGAGGTCATGTCCAATgaacctttatttatttattttggagtttACTTTTTACCATATTaacttttatcattattatgatACATCATCCAAATTTGTTATTAACTTAATAGATTGATTACAATTGAAGAAAACATGCCATGGAATCAACTAGTTATATGCCTATTTAGTAAGTTATTTTTACTGTAATTACACAACCTCAATTATATTGGCTTAAGTGAATAACTGAATATCTATCTTTTAGGCAAggaaatatattatattgcaagaagaaaagaagaaaagaaatctatttgaaattttcaattcaataatttagaaattatattACCATTGGTAATTGACTACCCATAAAGGTTTAACTTTTTCGTATTAGCTATTTAGtattaagaaataaagaaaattaattaaaactaattaaCAATTGTAACATTAGTAGCATGTTTTAGTAATGAACATGAATAGTTGTTTATGTGGCAACTATTAATAAggtgcatttaattttttttttttgggtttttaatattaaaacctagtatagaaaaataaatcttaatggtagttaattaaattattttcaaatagatTGTAATAGTGctcatgataaataatatttttcaattagtGTTAAAAGCATCATCCAAGGAAATTTAATGGTTTTCCTTGGATAATAATTATGAGCTTAAATCCGCacacttttaaataaaaaaaaataaaaaaattgccagAAAAGCTCTTCCACTAGTGATATTATTAATTCtaacatttgaatttgattttttatttttagtccaacatgtctttgattttttttattttagaagtagagatatttaaattagaattatTGTAAGAGAACATAGTAGATTTTTCATTGTCTTGCCACGAAAGCAATTTATTGtaagtccaaaaaaaaaaaaaaaaaaaaaggaaagaaattagTTGAAATAagatttcataatttattaaataaaattacaaaatgccCCATCAATTATCACCTATATTTCATTTTGCTCcctaaattttcttttgaaacaATTTCCTACCCAACCTATTGCAAATAAGATACATATTTCATTTTGAGTTTTGcactaattataaattatttatccaaatgttgaaaattacaactaacACTTTTATATAACATAgatgatattttagtttaaagtgtgtaaataaaataatagagaaataaaatgataactttttaaaatctaaaaggaagttgataatattttttaaattagaaagattaaataaaatttaagtcaAATATCAAATAAGGTAGATGAATTAACCCTTAAATCATATTGTTctcttttctaaaattttttattagaatttaatGAAATTGATCATATATTGTCGGAATTAACTcttcatataaattatatatatatatatatacacacatataaatttccttttttaaaacaaaattggtaaaaaccaaaaccaaaatatttttttttgtgttaatttagtTATTCGATTTttgattcaaaataaattataatctaGAAATGTATCGTTCATATTAGTAGTTAATTTGTATATTAGatgataaattttatcaaattctaataaataaaaaatttcaaagaggggcaatttaatattatacatattatacaatagtttaaaaatgaaactgcttaatttttttttttttttgagcacATTGGAAACATGTGCTTTGTAATTTTTCCTAAAATCGATCTCATCCATTCTAACATGATACTTCATGacaaatcttattattttctacttttttacTATACAACAATTTCCCCTCATTTTCTTTAACATggtcataaaatataaaaaaagaagaagaagaagttaaatCTCTATTTCCTTTTCATAATACATCCTGATTACACGCATATACACAAAAAATCCcacttataaatataattatttcaattttgattgagaaaaagaaaagaaaaaattagcaAAATAAGACAATAATAGTGAGCGGCACATGCGAGTAAAGGCGCGTGAAGGAGAGAGTGAAGAGGAAGATCTTGGTTGGTTGAGCCTGCAAAGGAGAGGGCTTGTCGGTGTCTGAGGTGATATGGTGGTACATTGTCTATGTGTCTTAGTCAACTATCAACCATTTACcccaaatacacacacacacatacactcactctctctctctctctctctctctctctctctctctctagtctTAGATACTCTCCTACCCAATCACCTTTCTCTATAACTCTCCCACTCccttttcttttactttcttttcttttcttttctttctctgtcGTCATCCAAAAAGCATACCTTACCCTCCCAAACAAAATTCAGTGCTCTCCTGCTCCTCCTTTTGCTTGTCTGTCTTTTTCATTCTCTCTTGGCCTTACACGTAACTAATTTATATAACATTATATTTGTCACCTTTTATTTGCACTTTGGTTTCTTGCCTTTCATCTCtttgcatttattattattattattatcattgttccCTTTAGTGACTGTTTCAAACGTTAGACCGagctattttaaattaataattctaTGATATGAAAAACTCTATCAAATAGTTTATTGGATAATGTGTCAAAAATagtatgatattattttatttattattttatatttagattatatttattatttgttaattaataaaataataatttagtatCAAACTATATTATTCGATGAATCATTTGATGCTTGTAATACTATTAATTTTGAATCATTACTATTAGGGTTCCTAAAATTTTTCACTAAACtttgtttaataaataatgatGCAGGAGATTAGTTTGATAAAACTAAATTTTAGATTCATAAGAAGTGAATTTAATGACATCTTGTCGcattatttggtaaaaaaaaagaatttagtaaacttggttttttttttttttttcaatttgaccaAGTAAATATTTAAAGTAGTCTTTTATAATTAAGtacttttaatatttgaaaatgaatttcctattgattttcaaaaaagaaaaaagaaaaaaaagaagcttgtCAATTATTCCGTATCAGATTTTGGATGTCCATTATATGCATTGATTCGTATTTTAGAATAATTGATATGATGCTCAAGTATTGTTGATTAGTTTTATATCTTAATATGTTTGAATTCTCTTCCCACTTGTATCCTTAAATGCAAATTAGAAAGTGTTAAAACTTTCATcacatttctttatttttataaccTTAATACCCTTATAACAAATTGTTGTGGTGAATATTAGGTTCAATGTTAACTTTTGACCTTGAGGGCATTTGCGAGAAGTAAAAAAGCTAAAGAATATACCAAATTATTACAAGTAATATGTCTCAtgggtattattattattattattatatagctcaagaaaaataatgtttttggaTTTTGCTTTCATTTGATAGTGGAGTACAAGTAAACATTCAATTTACTAACTCATGTCCTTTTAAGTTTTAACAACCTTAAATTATTAATCTGATGATGGATCTAAGCCTACCCTTTTGGACCGAGTGTTTAATtcttaataaattttgaatctttCTGTGTTCACAAGGACAGCCGGATAGCTTTctcagaattttttatttttattttatttttttaagtattctCAATGAAAATATGGATTCCAATTCATGTAGCATGGAagctgaaaaatatttatttattatatgccaTAAATGTCTTTTTCAATAAATAGCAAACTCAAAAATCAACCTCTAATGATTGTATTTAAtactgatatttaaaaaaaaatatattatatgataaggattatttttaattttttgctgagTAATATTGTTTAGCCAATATTGTGAAAATAGATTAGTTAATCTCAGAATAtctactttatttatttgtttatttatttatttatttttaccatgtTAGCTTGACGTAGTTTTTGGACAGATAGactaaagagttttttttttttttttttctaatggttatatatatttataatgtagCAAAAGAATTTTAACAACACAAAGCTCTAAAAAAtctctaaatttgaattttctatctctaaaaataaataaatttgaggaGAACTTTATTACGATTAGAAGTGAGATTGTTTGATTAGATATGTGATTGAAGATCAATTTGGTTCTTGGTAGTTTCGaagattcaatttaaaattatacatTTCTAAAACATAActaaaaagtgaaaaacaatatattattattattattattattttttaaaccaaaaaacaatGTTATTTTAACCAAACATTTTATTGTATTTGGGGTTTCGGCGACGGTTGGAAATGGGTGCCGTCGTATATGACACCTATTTTCTTGTGGTGCATTtatgtatattatttatatttatatttatataggttTTCCagatataattttaagaaattatgctCAAGAAAATGCCTCTTTTAAAACAGTTGCATATAAATGTCATACAAAACTAATTTTCAAATAAGGTTTTGTTTAgccactattattattattattattttttttaaaccactATCTGCTTTGGCAAACattccaaatttctcacttcaatattaggaaaaaaaaaaaaaaaaaaaaaagaagaagtttttgttttatattatattttatttaaaactcTAGTTCCACACACCTCTAGTGCAAGTCCCTTTTCCTCTAGCCTCTGGactcaaaatcaaatgaaaaaaaagaaaaaaaagggaaaatgatTAAACTAGTTACTACGTTCAGCAAACAAAGCCTTACGACAATAGAAGGCTTTCTTCAACGGAGGACTCTGACCCATGCAAACTATCAATTACCATTCTCAGAACCACCCGAGCTTTCTCGCACATCAGCTTCCATGCAATACTTGTTTTCAAACCCCTGCTTTTCTCTTCTTCGTTTCTGCAGAAACATCGATTCGCTCAAGAAAGTCCACGCCTTGCTTATTGTAGACGGATTGAGTAATGATATTCTCTGCGGCACTAAATTGGTTAGCTTGTATGGTTCTTTTGGGCACGTCCAGAATGCCCGGTTAGTGTTCGATCAAATGCGTGACCCAGATCTTTATTCCTGGAAGGTGATGCTTAGGTGGTACTTTTTGAATGATTTGTATTCGGAGGTTATAGTGTTCCATAACTATATGAGAAAATGCTCCAGTAAGCAAGATAATATTGTTTTCTCAATCGTGTTGAAGGCATGTAGCGAATTGCGGAACGTAGATAAAGGGAGGAAGGTTCATTGCCAGATTGAGAAGGTGGGGAATCCAGATAGTTTTGTGTTGACGGGCTTGGTAGATATGTATGCTAAATGTGGGTGGATTGAGAGTTCTCGTGTTGTTTTTGATGGAATTCTGGACCGAAATGTGGTTTCTTGTACTTCAATGATTGTGGGATATGTGGAGAATGACTGTGCGGAAGAAGGGCTGGTTTTGTTTAATCGGATGAGAGAGGGATTCATTGAGGCTAATCCATTCATGTTAGGGAGCTTAGTTTCAGCATGTAGAATATTAGGGGCTTTGCATCAGGGGAAATGGATTCATGGTTGTGTTATTAAAACtggtaatgaaaataattatttcttggGGACAGGTCTTCTAGACATGTATGTCAAGTGCGGAGATGTTAGAGATGCTCGTTCTATGTTTAATGAACTTTCGACAGTTGATCTTGTTTCATGGACGGCAATGACCGTTGGCTACTCTCAGATGGGTTATCCAGATGAGGCTTTGAAATTGTTTACCGATAAGAAATGGGCTGCTTTGTTGCCAAATTCAATTACCTTAGCGAGT is a genomic window containing:
- the LOC107409270 gene encoding uncharacterized protein LOC107409270; the encoded protein is MGTKVHCKSYLPAYYSMRDLNEDSNSCNWPLYYGDKTLTNGQYYNGFLPSAAADAYPGYDRDVVKQTMLEHEATFKNQVYELHRLYRIQRDLMDDIKRKELHRNRMPVETSLSSSPLASHITSDDARNWHNHNFPVANSVCGRTSVSGVEGIHSTLSSIKGNSLQTGPFPSQNGGSSKDLEVLESRPTKVRRKMFDLQLPADEYIDTEEGEQVGDKVSVISHFYPNRNGKTAAESGTNIFLNDSGKNGCKGDSLTSDACLRNTNGLADLNEPVQLEETKETNASAFIDLLGHDSCNGKIQGSDMSAKPNSQYLGLPKDLPLSSYHGSNNGTRNSSHLDNNGSGKGWFSYVLQAGQSKSNINSQSLQTEKLSRSPQSTQISLNKVHEPAFYLMDKSKVDLWRERAFNGLDISERSNDSTNNKHLGPFEASHVPSPYPIPPTTDLAKSSSHAVSSWEKPSNSLNQMSLSVQTYPGLTSSVTLNKSSQSSIQSDQNFGDRWNLNSNIRSNPGFGSELSYRNGFYLGSSSGSKELPIRLPSLNDDYICSSNVTNGAPGHLMNHGSAMHYKGSNCVEMKSSKDMNLNLLVSNSSSNLEIPRNGLEVSQRDQKHEDPLAVLPWLKAKPACKNEASNEGRLSKIDEMDILQSSMNQASNKSEIAKDSNQLFTRYIKSVSSANDPEARKIEPSECTSNRKILGFPIFDKPHLSKNETTIISPSVSFLSSSECKAESNRENRVLDINLPCEPAAPDMVKQNASESRDKGMDTKSADFRHHIDLNAYLSDDDEAPLKPSSTSISAKFTTEIDLEAPVPETEDDAILGEASAVKHDEDPLASPHHKAELPQDQVMMMIAAEAIVALSSSNHHNHMDDSSTNSSEVPLKESSLTDPLAWFVEIVSSYRDDFEGKFDAAWRGKDGEDSDQYSSETSDYFESMTLKLMETKEEDYMPKPLVPENLKLEETGTTLLSTRTRKGQARRGRQRRDFQRDILPGLASLSRHEVTEDLQTFGGLMRATGHSWHSGLARRNSTRNGSARGRRRAVVSPSPPVPTTPACTPLIQHLSNINMGLENKSLTGWGKTPRRPRRQRCPPVNPPSIPLT
- the LOC107409572 gene encoding pentatricopeptide repeat-containing protein At2g03380, mitochondrial, encoding MIKLVTTFSKQSLTTIEGFLQRRTLTHANYQLPFSEPPELSRTSASMQYLFSNPCFSLLRFCRNIDSLKKVHALLIVDGLSNDILCGTKLVSLYGSFGHVQNARLVFDQMRDPDLYSWKVMLRWYFLNDLYSEVIVFHNYMRKCSSKQDNIVFSIVLKACSELRNVDKGRKVHCQIEKVGNPDSFVLTGLVDMYAKCGWIESSRVVFDGILDRNVVSCTSMIVGYVENDCAEEGLVLFNRMREGFIEANPFMLGSLVSACRILGALHQGKWIHGCVIKTGNENNYFLGTGLLDMYVKCGDVRDARSMFNELSTVDLVSWTAMTVGYSQMGYPDEALKLFTDKKWAALLPNSITLASVLSSCAQLGNLILGRSVHGLGIKLGLEESIMRNSLMDMYAKCSMIGDARYIFETILDKDMVAWNSIISGYTQNGCAYQALQLFHQMRSESYAPDSITLVSVLSACASLGALRVGLALHAYSTKGGLLTSNIFVGTALLNFYAKCGDAKSARMVFDGMEEKNTITWSAMIGGYGMQGDSSGSLALFSEMLKQNLEPNEVIFTTILSACSHAGMSGQGWGYFNSICQQYKFVPSVKHYACIVDLLARVGRLEEALEFIEKMPIQPDISVFGAFLHGCGLHSRFDLGEVVIKKLLQLDPDEACYFVLISNLYALDGRWNQVSQVRELMRKRKFSKYPGCSLVEMDIRNDISPVRMECFG